AAGTTGCGGGCGCCGCAGATGATCTCCTGCGGCTCGCCGGTCTGGTTGGACCGGCCCACGTCGACCGTGCAGAAGCGGATGGGCTTCTTGAACTCGGTCAGTTCCTCGACGGTCAGCACCCGGCCGACGACCAGCGGGCCGGTCAGGCCGGCGCCGAGCTGCTCGACGGTCTCGACCTCGAGGCCGGCCGAGATGAGTTTGGCCTGTACGTCGCGGCCGGTCTCCGTCGCCGGCAGGTCGACGTACTCCCGCAGCCAGGAAAGCGGGACCCGCATCAGATCTCCATCCCGAAGGGCCGGGTGAACCGGACGTCACCCTCGACCATGTCTCGCATGTCTTCGACGTTGTGGCGGAACATCAGCATCCGCTCGATGCCGAACCCGAAGGCGAATCCGCTGTACTTCTCCGGGTCGACGCCGCAGGCGGTGAGCACCTTCGGGTTGACCATGCCGCAGCCGCCGAGCTCGATCCAGCCCTCGCTGGAGCAGGTGCGGCAGGGCCGGTCCGGGTTGCCGACGGACTCGCCGCGGCAGACGTAGCAGACCATGTCCATCTCGGCGGACGGCTCGGTGAAGGGGAAGAAGTTGGGCCGGAGCCGGGTCTTCATGCCCTCGCCGCCGAAGAGCGCGCGGACCATGTGGTCCAGGGTGCCCTTGAGGTCGGCCATGGTGAGGCCCTCGTCCACGGCGAGCAGTTCGACCTGGTGGAACACCGGGGTGTGGGTGGCGTCCAGGTCGTCGGTGCGGTATACGCGGCCGGGGCAGATCACGTACAGCGGGGGCTCGCGGTCCAGCATCGAGCGGACCTGCACGGGCGAGGTGTGGGTGCGCAGCACCACACCGGACTCGGCCGCCTCGCCACCGGTGCCCTCGGCGCCCTTCACGAAGAAGGTGTCGTGCTCACCGCGGGCCGGGTGGTCGGCCGCGATGTTCAGCGCGTCGAAGTTCAGCCATTCGGTCTCGACCTCGGGGCCCTCGGCGACCTCGTAGCCCATGGCCGTGAAGATGTCCTCGATGCGCTCGGAGAGCGTGGTCAGCGGGTGGCGGGCGCCGGAGGGGGTGCGGTCGTACGGCAGTGTGACGTCCACCGCCTCCTCGACCAGCACCCGGGCGTCGCGCTCGGCCTCGAGTTCGGCCTGACGGGCGGCCAGGGACTTGTTCACGGCGCCGCGGGCCTGGCCCACGCGCTTGCCGGCCTCGGCCTTGGCGTGCGGGGGCAGGGCGCCGATCTCACGGTTGGCGAGCGCGAGCGGCGAGGTGGGACCGGTGTGCGCGATCTTCGCCTCGTGGAGCGCGTCGAGGTCGCCCGCGGCGGCGAAGGCGGCGAGCGCCCCGTCCCGCATGCGCTCGATCTCTTCCGGTTTCAGTGCCTCGACCTCGACTGGGTCGTACGACTTGTTGGGTGCCGACATCTCTTCCCGTGCTTCCGATGGGGTGGCTGGGGCCCCCGCTCGACGACCGAGGACGCAAAGGTGCCAAAGGACGAGTCTAGCGGGGTGACGGTACGCGAATGAGCCCGTGGGCCGCCGGTGCGCTTATCAGGTGAGATAGGCGGGCGTCCCGACGGGCAGGGTGAATCGGAACTCGGCGCCGCCGCCGGGTCCGCGGCCGACGGTGATCGTCCCGCCGTGCGCCTCGACGATGCCCTTCACGATGTACAGGCCGAGGCCGGTCCCACCGCGCTTGCTCCCCCGCCAGAAGCGGGTGAAGACGCGGCTCATCGACTCCTCGGGGATACCGGGGCCCTCGTCGCTCACGGTGACGGCCGTTCCCTTCTCGTCGTTCTCGCCGGACGTCGGCGCCACCTCGATGGTGACGGTTCCGTCGCCGTGGCGCACCGCGTTTTCGAGGAGGTTGCCGAGCACCTGGTCGATCTTGTCGGGATCCGCCCACAGCTCGGGCAGGTCGTGGTGGACGCGGACGAAGAAGCGGTCCGGGGACTGGCCGCCGGCGGTGTACGCCTGGACGTGGCGGCCGACGGCGGCGGCGAGGTCCACGGGCTGGCGCCGCACCTCCAGCCGGCCGGAGTCGATCCGCGAGATGTCGAGGAGCTCGGCGATCAGCCGGGTCACGCGGTTGGCGTCGGCGTCGACGGTCTCCAGCATCAGCCGCTTCTGGTCGTCGGTGAAGCGTTCCCACTTGGCGAGGAGGGTGGCGGTGAAGCCCTTGACGGAGGTCAGCGGGGAGCGCAGCTCGTGGGCGACGGTGGCGATCAGCTCGGCGTGGCTGCGCTCGGTGCGGCGGCGCGCCTCGGTGCCGCGGATGCTGACGACGACCCGCCGCACGGGGCCCGTGGGCACCTGGCGCACGTAGCGGGCGGAGACCAGGACCTCGCGGCCGCCGGGCAGCAGCAGATTGCGCTCGGGCTGGCCGACCCGGGTGGCGAGGCCGCCGTACGGGTCGGTGAGCGGCCACCAGCGGCGGCCCTTGAGGTCCTCCAGGGGCAGCGCGTGGTCCAGCGGACGGCCGAGGGCACGGTGAGCGGGGAGGGCCGTGATGCGCGCGGCAGCGGCGTTGAAGCAGATGATGCGGCCGTGTTCGTCGGCGACGACGAGCCCGTCGGGGAGGTCGTCCGGGTCGATGCCGATGCCGTCGGGAAGGCCGTCCGGGTCTACGCCTACGCCGATGCCGTCGGGAAGGCCGTCGGGAGGGCCGTCCGGGCCGACGCCCGCGCCCCCCTCGGCGCTCGCCGGCGCCGGGAACGCGTCCGACGGCCCGCTCGTGCCGACTGTCATCCCCGTACCCCACCTCTCGAACCGGTGCAGTGGGTCCCCGAGTCCGTCACCCTACTAGCCGGGGGTGACGGAGCGACACCCTGCGTCCCCGGGGCGGCCCGTGTCCGCGGCGCGGCGCCCTGCCCGGAGGACGGCACCGGTGCCGGTGGCGGCGTCCTGGGGGCGGCGTCGGCGGTGCCGTGGCCGAAGGCGACGGTGATGCCGTGGGCGGAGGCGCCGGCCGCGGTGGGGGCGGCGTCAGCGGGCGGGCGCGGCGGAGGCGGCGGAGGCGGCGTCAGCGGGCGGGGGCGGCGCTGCAACCGCCGGGGGAACGCTGGGCGCGTGCGGAGGCGTAGAGGCAGACGGCGGCGGCGGTGGCCAGGTTGAGGCTCTCCGCCCTGCCGTGGATCGGCACGCGTACGACGGCGTCGGCGAGCGCCCGGGTCTCCTCCGGAAGGCCCCATGCCTCGTTCCCGAAGATCCACGCGGTGGGCCCGGACATGCTCCCGGCATCGAGCTCGTCGTCCAGGTCGTCCTCCCCGGCGCCGTCGGCGGCGAGGACGCGCACCCCGGCGCCTCGCAGCCCGCTGACGGCCTGCTCGACGGGGACGCCGACCGCGACCGGGAGGTGGAACAGCGAGCCGACCGAGGCCCTGACCGACTTGGGGTTGTACAGGTCGACCGAGGCGTCGGTGAGCACGACCGCGTCGGCACCGGCCGCGTCGGCGCACCGCAGCACCGTGCCGGCGTTCCCCGGGTCGCGGACGTGCGCGAGCACCGCCACGAGCCTCGGGCCCGCGGCCAGGATCTCCTCGAACGGCGCGTCCAGGAAGCGGCAGACCCCGACGAGGCCCTGCGGCGTCACGGTCTGGGAGACCTCCGCCAGCACGGTGTCGGGGGCGTGGTGGACGCGGGCGCCGGCGGCTCGGGCGGCCTCGACGATGTCCGCGTACCGCTCGGCGGCCTCGACGGTGGTGAACAGTTCGACGAGCGTCGGCCGGCCGTCGCCGCCCCGGTGCGCGACCGCCTCGCGCACGGCCTGCGGCCCCTCGGCGAGGAACAGCCGCTCCTTGGAACGGAAGTTCCGCTTGGCGAGCCGCCGCGCGGCGACGACCCGCGGGGACCGGGGGGAGATCAGCTCGGGGGTCCCCATGGGGGCTCTCACTTCCTTGCGCCGTTCGGCGGTGGGCGGTCGGCGGTTCTCGTCGGGGTGGTGCGGGCTCGCGCGGGATCGGTCCGGAACACACTCGGACCCGCAGACCGTCGGCCTGCGGGTCCGGGCTTTGGTCCGGTGGGACGCGACCGTCAGGCCGCGGCCTTCGGGGCGTTGACGTCGCTCGGGAGCGCCTTCTGGGCGACCTCGACGAGCGCGGCGAACGCGTTGGCGTCGTTGACCGCGAGCTCGGCCAGGATCTTGCGGTCCACCTCGACGTTGGCGGCCTTCAGACCCTGGATGAAGCGGTTGTAGGTGATGCCGTTCGCGCGGGCAGCGGCGTTGATGCGCTGGATCCACAGCTGGCGGAAGTCGCCCTTGCGCTTCTTGCGGTCGTTGTAGTTGTAGACGAGGGAGTGGGTGACCTGCTCCTTCGCCTTGCGGTACAGACGAGAGCGCTGACCGCGGTAGCCGCTGGCCTGCTCGAGGATCGCCCGGCGCTTCTTGTGGGCGTTGACTGCCCGCTTGACGCGTGCCACTTGTTGACTCCTTGTAGCGGGGCCGTGGTTGTCCTCACACGGCCCGGAAACGAATTGGTCCCGGTTCTGACCGGAAGCCCCCGGTCGTACGGAGGCGGGAGGTCAATCAGATGCCGAGCATCTTCTTGATCTTGGCGGCGTCACCCGGGGCCATCTCGGCGTTGCCGGTGAGGCGACGCGTCAGCTTGGACGACTTGCGCTCGAGCAGGTGGCGCTTGCCGGCGCGCTCGCGGAGCACCTTGCCGGAGCCGGTGATCTTGAAGCGCTTCTTGGCACCGCTGTGCGTCTTGTTCTTCGGCATCGCGCCGTTCTCTCCTCGTCAGTGGCGCTTCCGTCGCCGGTCGGTGAACCGGCAGCCGAAAGCGTCAGATGTATCGGTTGATGTCCGGGACGGCCGTCCCGGAATCAGGCCTCGGCGGGCTCTTCGGGAGAGGCCCCGGCCTGGGCGGACCGGTCCCCCTGGCGCTCCGCCTTGCGGGCGGCCTGCGCCTCGCGGGCCTCGGCCATCGCCTCGGTCTTCTTCTTGTGCGGACCGAGAACCATGATCATGTTTCGGCCGTCCTGCTTCGGGTTCGACTCCACGAAACCGAGGTCCTGGACGTCCTCCGCCAGCCGCTGCAGCAGCCGGTAGCCGAGCTCCGGCCGCGACTGCTCACGACCGCGGAACATGATCGTGATCTTGACCTTGTCACCCTGCTTGAGGAACCGGACGACGTGACCCTTCTTGGTGTCGTAGTCGTGCGGGTCGATCTTCGGCCGGAGCTTCATCTCCTTGATGACCGTGTGCGCCTGGTTCTTGCGCGCCTCACGGGCCTTCATGGCCGACTCGTACTTGAACTTCCCGTAGTCCATGAGCTTGCAGACCGGCGGACGGGCGTTGGCCGCCACCTCGACGAGGTCGAGGTCGTACTCCTGCGCAAGCTCCAGGGCCTTGGCAAGCGGGACAATCCCGACCTGCTCGCCGCTGGGACCGACAAGTCGCACCTCGGGAACGCGAATCCGGTCGTTGATGCGGGGCTCGGCGCTGATGGATCCTCCTCGGTAGCACCACACGGCGGTCTGGCGGACAGCCGCGTAACGTCTGTTTCTGTATGGGACCAACCGCACCGGTGCAAGAAAAATGCCCCGACGGGACACAGGCGGGGCTCCTCGCGATACCGGAGCACCGCCGCGTCGGCCGCGGGGCGCGTCTCGGACGGCTCCATCGTCCGTACGGAACGATGGTCGCCGTCTGACCGGTGACCCGCCGCCCCTGAAGGCGGCCAGGTGGGAGATCGGAGCCTCCACTTGTGGGTCGGGCACGTCGGTGTCCGACCGGTCGTTACACAAGGTTAGCAGCTCCGGCCCGAAGGGGCGAACCGGGCTGCGGGCGGGCCGCCCGGCGGGTGCGCGGTGCCGGTCCCCGTACCGGGCCCGGGATCTACCGGGCCGGCGGCACCGTACCGGGCCCGCGGCGACGGCACCGGGACCGTGGTGCGGTGTACCGGGCCCGCGGCGGCACGTGGCAGGGACGGCCGGCGCGGCCGGCGCGGCTCAGTCAGCCGTACACCGGGCCGGTGTACTTCTCACCCGGGCCCTGGCCCGGCTCGTCGGGGACGACCGAGGCCTCGCGGAAGGCCAGCTGGAGGGACTTCAGCCCGTCCCGCAGCGGGGCCGCGTGGAAGGAGCTGATCTCCGTGACACCCGCGTCCAGGAGACCGGCGAGCGCGTGGACCAGCTTCCTGGCCTCGTCCAGGTCCTTGTGCTCGTCGCCGTCCTCGGTGAGTCCCAGCTTCACCGCGGCGGCGCTCATCAGGTTCACCGCGACCGTGACGATCACCTCGACGGCGGGGACCTCCGCGATGTCGCGGGCCATGGCGGCGAAGTCGGGAGCCGGCTCGCCCGCGGGCTGCTCGGGGGTGGGGGTCGCGTCACTCATGGGGCACACGATATGCGGTGCCCTCGGCCCCGTACGTACAGGGGTTCTCCCGGGGTTCTCCCGGCGTTCCCGGGGTTCTCCCGGCACTGCGGCCGGTCACGCCGGACCGCCATCCCCTCCTCAGCCCCGTACGTAGAGGGGCTCTCCGGGCGGCACCGCCGACACGGGCAGCAGGGCGAGGTCGAGTCCGCGCACCAGCCGGGCCCTGAGCGTCTCGTCCGCCGCCAGGGCGCGGGCGACACGCTGAGCGGCTCCCGCGGGGGGCGCGCCCCGGTCGAGGACGAGGGCCAGGGTGCCGTCGGCGTCACCGGGGCCGAGATGGGCGCGGAGCACCGCAGGTTCGGCGGCCACCACGGCCCGGACCGCCGCGGTGACGGACGGGTCGGCCAGCGGGTCGGTGCTCGTGCGGCCCTCCGCGAGGGCCAGCAGCGCCGCGCCGGTCAGCTCGTACGGCACCGGCCCGGCGAGGTCCAGGACCACGGTGTCGGCCTTCTCGTGGGCGGCGGCCTGGAGGGCCTGGTGCAGGGGCACGGCGACGGGCCTCGCCTGCGGATCCCACCGGG
The Streptomyces tirandamycinicus DNA segment above includes these coding regions:
- the pheS gene encoding phenylalanine--tRNA ligase subunit alpha, with product MSAPNKSYDPVEVEALKPEEIERMRDGALAAFAAAGDLDALHEAKIAHTGPTSPLALANREIGALPPHAKAEAGKRVGQARGAVNKSLAARQAELEAERDARVLVEEAVDVTLPYDRTPSGARHPLTTLSERIEDIFTAMGYEVAEGPEVETEWLNFDALNIAADHPARGEHDTFFVKGAEGTGGEAAESGVVLRTHTSPVQVRSMLDREPPLYVICPGRVYRTDDLDATHTPVFHQVELLAVDEGLTMADLKGTLDHMVRALFGGEGMKTRLRPNFFPFTEPSAEMDMVCYVCRGESVGNPDRPCRTCSSEGWIELGGCGMVNPKVLTACGVDPEKYSGFAFGFGIERMLMFRHNVEDMRDMVEGDVRFTRPFGMEI
- a CDS encoding sensor histidine kinase, translating into MTVGTSGPSDAFPAPASAEGGAGVGPDGPPDGLPDGIGVGVDPDGLPDGIGIDPDDLPDGLVVADEHGRIICFNAAAARITALPAHRALGRPLDHALPLEDLKGRRWWPLTDPYGGLATRVGQPERNLLLPGGREVLVSARYVRQVPTGPVRRVVVSIRGTEARRRTERSHAELIATVAHELRSPLTSVKGFTATLLAKWERFTDDQKRLMLETVDADANRVTRLIAELLDISRIDSGRLEVRRQPVDLAAAVGRHVQAYTAGGQSPDRFFVRVHHDLPELWADPDKIDQVLGNLLENAVRHGDGTVTIEVAPTSGENDEKGTAVTVSDEGPGIPEESMSRVFTRFWRGSKRGGTGLGLYIVKGIVEAHGGTITVGRGPGGGAEFRFTLPVGTPAYLT
- a CDS encoding TrmH family RNA methyltransferase, which gives rise to MGTPELISPRSPRVVAARRLAKRNFRSKERLFLAEGPQAVREAVAHRGGDGRPTLVELFTTVEAAERYADIVEAARAAGARVHHAPDTVLAEVSQTVTPQGLVGVCRFLDAPFEEILAAGPRLVAVLAHVRDPGNAGTVLRCADAAGADAVVLTDASVDLYNPKSVRASVGSLFHLPVAVGVPVEQAVSGLRGAGVRVLAADGAGEDDLDDELDAGSMSGPTAWIFGNEAWGLPEETRALADAVVRVPIHGRAESLNLATAAAVCLYASARAQRSPGGCSAAPAR
- the rplT gene encoding 50S ribosomal protein L20, whose translation is MARVKRAVNAHKKRRAILEQASGYRGQRSRLYRKAKEQVTHSLVYNYNDRKKRKGDFRQLWIQRINAAARANGITYNRFIQGLKAANVEVDRKILAELAVNDANAFAALVEVAQKALPSDVNAPKAAA
- the rpmI gene encoding 50S ribosomal protein L35 gives rise to the protein MPKNKTHSGAKKRFKITGSGKVLRERAGKRHLLERKSSKLTRRLTGNAEMAPGDAAKIKKMLGI
- the infC gene encoding translation initiation factor IF-3 codes for the protein MWCYRGGSISAEPRINDRIRVPEVRLVGPSGEQVGIVPLAKALELAQEYDLDLVEVAANARPPVCKLMDYGKFKYESAMKAREARKNQAHTVIKEMKLRPKIDPHDYDTKKGHVVRFLKQGDKVKITIMFRGREQSRPELGYRLLQRLAEDVQDLGFVESNPKQDGRNMIMVLGPHKKKTEAMAEAREAQAARKAERQGDRSAQAGASPEEPAEA
- a CDS encoding DUF1844 domain-containing protein, encoding MSDATPTPEQPAGEPAPDFAAMARDIAEVPAVEVIVTVAVNLMSAAAVKLGLTEDGDEHKDLDEARKLVHALAGLLDAGVTEISSFHAAPLRDGLKSLQLAFREASVVPDEPGQGPGEKYTGPVYG
- a CDS encoding SseB family protein → MALKNIPDSGYSDDDGTADPALAAALAAWAQDRSAERPVLEALRGARLLVPVVAVLGEAEVDEKGLRREKTSDMAVPTLTAGGRRALPAFTSTASLARWDPQARPVAVPLHQALQAAAHEKADTVVLDLAGPVPYELTGAALLALAEGRTSTDPLADPSVTAAVRAVVAAEPAVLRAHLGPGDADGTLALVLDRGAPPAGAAQRVARALAADETLRARLVRGLDLALLPVSAVPPGEPLYVRG